A window of the Roseburia sp. 831b genome harbors these coding sequences:
- a CDS encoding cation diffusion facilitator family transporter, whose protein sequence is MVGLLAKIFIKEDTKKPAEVRQAYGMLCGIVGILLNVCLFLGKFLAGTLSKSIAITADAFNNLSDAGSSFITLLGFKLAGAKPDQGHPFGHGRMEYMSGLAVAAAILIMAFELIKDSFGKILHPQETEFSVLIVVILLVAILVKLYMGFYNSRIGKKIDSAAMKATALDSLSDTAATTVVLVATLVGHFTNLKIDGYCGVAVGCFIFYAGINAARDTINPLLGQPPEPEFVKEIEDIVMSHSKVCGIHDLIVHDYGPGRQMISLHAEVGAEGDILETHDEIDLIEMELKHKLGCEATIHMDPIVTKDEHVKELKSQVTAIVKEIEEHLSIHDFRMVQGPSHTNLIFDVVVPYDVKLEDDELLDNIQQKIQEKIGKNYYSVVQIDHYYL, encoded by the coding sequence ATGGTTGGGTTATTGGCAAAGATTTTTATTAAGGAGGATACGAAGAAGCCGGCGGAGGTCAGGCAGGCGTATGGAATGCTTTGCGGCATAGTTGGCATTCTTTTAAATGTGTGCCTGTTCCTGGGGAAATTTTTGGCAGGGACACTCAGCAAATCGATTGCGATTACGGCAGATGCGTTTAACAACCTGTCCGATGCAGGTTCTTCCTTTATCACATTATTGGGATTTAAGCTGGCCGGGGCAAAGCCAGACCAGGGGCATCCATTCGGTCATGGAAGAATGGAATATATGTCCGGCCTTGCAGTGGCGGCGGCAATCTTAATCATGGCATTTGAGCTGATTAAGGATTCCTTTGGGAAGATTCTTCATCCGCAGGAGACCGAGTTTTCGGTTTTGATTGTTGTGATTTTACTTGTGGCGATTCTGGTAAAGCTTTATATGGGATTTTACAATAGCAGAATCGGAAAGAAAATTGATTCTGCGGCGATGAAAGCAACAGCGCTTGACAGTCTGAGCGATACGGCTGCGACAACGGTAGTCCTTGTGGCGACGCTGGTGGGTCATTTTACGAACTTAAAGATAGATGGCTACTGTGGTGTAGCTGTTGGATGCTTTATCTTCTATGCGGGCATTAACGCGGCGAGAGACACCATCAATCCACTGCTTGGTCAGCCACCGGAACCGGAATTTGTCAAAGAGATTGAAGATATTGTAATGTCACATTCCAAAGTGTGTGGAATTCATGATTTGATTGTGCATGATTATGGTCCAGGAAGACAGATGATCAGCCTTCACGCAGAGGTTGGTGCAGAGGGCGATATCTTAGAGACGCATGATGAGATTGATTTGATTGAAATGGAATTAAAGCACAAGCTAGGATGTGAAGCAACGATACATATGGACCCGATTGTTACCAAGGATGAACACGTAAAAGAATTAAAGAGTCAGGTAACAGCGATTGTCAAAGAGATAGAGGAGCATTTAAGCATCCACGATTTTCGAATGGTACAGGGACCAAGCCATACAAACCTCATTTTTGATGTTGTGGTTCCTTATGATGTGAAATTAGAAGATGATGAGCTGCTTGACAATATCCAGCAAAAGATTCAGGAGAAGATAGGAAAAAATTATTACTCGGTTGTTCAGATTGACCATTACTATTTATAA